GACGAAGGCCCGCGGCTGTCTTGGCTGATTCAGGCGGCGGGGACGGAGCGGATGCTGAATTTGCTGGATTTGTGAAGGACCTTGGACGGCCCTTTACGGGATCGATTGAACAGAGGTATAATATACAGGACTGTTTTTAATCAAATGTTGGAAAGCGAGCGGTTAACGATATGGGTCGTAAATGGAATAATATTAAGGAAAAGAAAGCATCCAAGGATGCGAATACAAGTAAGGTCTACGCCAAGTTCGGGGTAGAGATCTATGTTGCGGCGAAGAAGGGCGAGCCTGATCCGGAATCCAACCGGGCGCTGAAGGTCGTACTGGAGCGCGCTAAGACATATAACGTACCGAAGGCGATCATTGACCGTGCCCTGGAGAAAGCTAAAGGCAGCGGCGACGAGAACTACGTGGAGCTGCGTTACGAAGGCTTCGGTCCGAACGGCTCAATGGTGGTGGTCGATGCGCTGACCAATAATGTGAACCGTACAGCTCCGCTGGTCCGCTCCACGTTCAGCAAGAATGGCGGCAACATGGGCGTCAGCGGTTCGGTTACGTATATGTTCGATCCTACGGCAGTTATCGGGGTCGAAGGCAAGACAGCGGATGAGGTCATGGAGCTGCTGATCGAGGCCGATCTGGATGTGCGCGATGTGCTGGAAGAGGACGAGGCTGTCATCGTGTACGCCGAGCCCGACCAGTTCCATGCGGTGCAGGAAGCCTTCCGCGGCGCAGGCGTTACAGATTTCACCGTAGCTGAGCTGACGCTGCTGCCGCAGAACTATGTGGCGATCCCTGAGGATGCCCAGGCACAGTTCGAGAAGCTGATCGATGCGCTTGAAGAGCTGGACGATGTGCAGCAGGTCTACCATAACGTAGATTCGGAAGAATAATATAGCAGCATTCTTAGAATAAGCGGGCAGGCCAGTAACCAGGCTTGTCCGCTTGTTGCTGTTTGTTCTGTGCAGGGGAGTGAGGAGGAGCGGAGTTGGAAGAATCCAGATTGCTGAGTGTAGTACATCTATTTTTGATCCGGGACGGCCAGGTCCTGCTGCTGAGACGTAAGAATACAGGACGTCATGACGGAGAATACGGACTGCCGGCAGGGAGGCTGGAGAGAGGTGAGCAGCTGCATGAGGCTGCGATCCGTGAAGCCTATGAGGAATGCGGGGCTGTTATCGAAGCCACAGACCTTGCCATGCTCGGAACGATGCATATCCGTGAGCTTGGAAGCGAGCGGATTGATTTCTTCTTCAGTGTAGAGAAGTGGAGTGGTGAGATCTGCAACATGGAGCCTGATAAATGTGATGATCTCCGCTGGTTCCCGGCAAATGCTTGTCCTGAGAATGTGATTCCTTATGTCCGGGAAGCCTGGTCTGCATTCAGGGGCGGTGCCTGGTTCTCTTCTTATGGCTGGGGCTAACAATACTTACATACATAGCAGGGGGGCAATACCTGATGGAAGATTGGACAATAGGCATGATTCTAATATTGGTGATTTGCGGGTTTCTGGCCGGATTCATTGATTCGGTCGTGGGCGGCGGCGGGCTGATTGCGATTCCGGCACTGCTGGCGGCGGGCATTCCGCTGCATTTGCTGCTGGGCAGCAATAAGCTGGCGGGGACACTGTGTTCCTTGACCAGCACAGCCTCCTTCGTGCGTTCCGGCAAAATCAATATGAAGCTGGCCCGAAAGCTGATTCCGTTATCCGTAATCGGTGCGGCGGCGGGGACGCTGACCGTCCGGCAGGTGCCTTCAGAATTTCTGAAGCCGATGGTGATCGTGATGCTGATCGTCATTACCATCTATACGCTGTTCAAAAAATCCTGGGGAGACGTCTCGACCTTCTCCGCCAAGAGCAGCACGCTGCGTCTGGCCGGCCTGGCGGCAGCCCTGCTGATCGGCTTTTATGACGGGTTCTTTGGCCCGGGGACAGGGTCTTTTCTGATTTTCGCTTTTCTGATGATGGGGTTTGAATTCGTGACTGCGGCCGGCAATGCCAAAATCCTGAATCTCGCCAGCAATGTCACCAGCCTGCTGACGTTCATTGCGTTGGGCTCGGTCAGCTACACGTATGGGCTGATGCTGGGGATTCCGATGGTCATCGGGGCTATTGTTGGCTCCAGGCTGGCGATCCGCAAAGGAGCGGCATATATCCGTCCGCTGTTCATTGCGGTCACGGTCCTATTGATCGGCAAACAAATATGGGATACGATTCACTAAACAGAATAATTGGAGTGGAAGACATGGACATCAGGAAGATAGATAAAGAAGAGGCATGGAAGCTGAGACATGAAGTGATGTGGCCGGAGCGTGAGCCGGATTATATCAAGCTTGACGATGATGATAAAGGGGTGCATTACGGGCTGTACCAGGGGGAGCGTCTGGTCTCCGTGTTATCCCTGTTCATTAACGGCACAGAAGCACAGCTCCGCAAATTTGCCACCCTGGAGCTGGAGCAGGGCCTGGGCTATGGCACCCGGCTGCTGAAGGCGGTGCTGGAGGAGGCGGAGCAGGCCGGGGTCCGGCGGATTTTTTGCAATGCCAGAACCTATAAAGCAGGCTTCTACAAGAAATTCGGCATGCAGACGACCAATCAGGTATTCAGCAAGGGCGGCAAGGACTATGTAGTGATGGAGAAATTCCTCGGGCCTGCCGCAGACGATAACGGAGGAGCTTAACAATGACCCGGAAGCTATATTATGATTCTGCTTATATTAAGGATTGGAGTACCACAATAACGTCCGCCGCCGAGCGTGAAGACGGGGTCTATGTGACGCTTGCCGAGACGGCCTTTTATCCGCATGGCGGCGGACAGCCTTGTGATACAGGGTACATAGGTGAAATGGCGGTGCTGGATGTGGTACTGGAGGGTCAGGAGGTATACCATAAGTTAGCGCAGCTTCCAGAGCAGACAGAGGTGAATTGCCGGCTGGACTGGAGCCGCAGATTCGATCATATGCAGCAGCACAGCGGCCAGCATCTGCTGTCAGCCGTCTTTCGCGAGCTGTATCAGGCCATGACACTCAGCTTCCACCTGGGCAGTGACTATGCCACCATTGACCTTGAATTGACTGAGCTGTCGGCGGCGCAGATGGCCGAAGCTGAGCAGGAGGTGAACCGCCAGATTTACCTGAATCACTCCATTGTCAGCTATTTCGTTACCGCTGAGGAGATGGCGAAGCTGCCGCTGGTGAAGCTGCCCAAGGTGACCGAGGATATCCGGATTGTCGAGATTGAGGGTGTAGAGCATAATGCCTGCGGGGGAACCCATGTCTCAGCGACAGGGGCCATTGGTATGATCAAGCTGCTGCGCTGTGACAAGCAGAAGGGGCATGTGCGGGTTACCTTCAAATGCGGGAGCCGGGCGTTGGCGGAGTTCAACGATCAGACCAGAGTGCTTGGCGAGTTGTCAGCCAAGTTCAACACCGGCAAGGAAGAGATTATGGACCGGATCGGCAAATGGGAGCAGGAGCAGAAGCTGCTGGTGGCGGAGCTGGCTGCGGTGAAGGAGCAGAATGACACCTATCTGGCGCAGGAGCTGTTAGCCGCTGCGGAAGCAGACAGCAAGGTAATCCGCCATATTTCGGATACCAGAGTGCTTAAGGATCTGCAGGGTCTTGCAAGCAAGCTGACGGAGCGGACCGATCTTCCGGTGCTGCTGCTGAGCGCGGTGGAGAACAAGGCCGTGCTTGCGCATAGCGGGGCGTCGGCGTTCTCGTGCGGAGCGTTCTTCAAGGCGCATTTGGGCGAATATCAGGGCAAAGGCGGAGGCAGCGGCAAGCTGGCCCAGGCCGGATTCCCGTCATGGGAGGCGGCCGTGGCTTTCTATGAGTTTGCCGCGCAGCAGGTTTAATCGAAGAGGGTATAGGAGCTATGGAGTTTTTGCGGCCGTAGCTCTTTTTTTTGTGGGCGGGAAGGTTGGCGATGTGACTTATATGAAGGACCGCATCCTCTCTGCTATGATGTTCTTGTGCTGCGATATTGAGCAAAATTCATGCAAGGAGGGGAACGCATT
This region of Paenibacillus sp. FSL K6-1096 genomic DNA includes:
- a CDS encoding NUDIX domain-containing protein; its protein translation is MEESRLLSVVHLFLIRDGQVLLLRRKNTGRHDGEYGLPAGRLERGEQLHEAAIREAYEECGAVIEATDLAMLGTMHIRELGSERIDFFFSVEKWSGEICNMEPDKCDDLRWFPANACPENVIPYVREAWSAFRGGAWFSSYGWG
- a CDS encoding YebC/PmpR family DNA-binding transcriptional regulator: MGRKWNNIKEKKASKDANTSKVYAKFGVEIYVAAKKGEPDPESNRALKVVLERAKTYNVPKAIIDRALEKAKGSGDENYVELRYEGFGPNGSMVVVDALTNNVNRTAPLVRSTFSKNGGNMGVSGSVTYMFDPTAVIGVEGKTADEVMELLIEADLDVRDVLEEDEAVIVYAEPDQFHAVQEAFRGAGVTDFTVAELTLLPQNYVAIPEDAQAQFEKLIDALEELDDVQQVYHNVDSEE
- a CDS encoding TSUP family transporter, with amino-acid sequence MEDWTIGMILILVICGFLAGFIDSVVGGGGLIAIPALLAAGIPLHLLLGSNKLAGTLCSLTSTASFVRSGKINMKLARKLIPLSVIGAAAGTLTVRQVPSEFLKPMVIVMLIVITIYTLFKKSWGDVSTFSAKSSTLRLAGLAAALLIGFYDGFFGPGTGSFLIFAFLMMGFEFVTAAGNAKILNLASNVTSLLTFIALGSVSYTYGLMLGIPMVIGAIVGSRLAIRKGAAYIRPLFIAVTVLLIGKQIWDTIH
- a CDS encoding DHHA1 domain-containing protein, giving the protein MTRKLYYDSAYIKDWSTTITSAAEREDGVYVTLAETAFYPHGGGQPCDTGYIGEMAVLDVVLEGQEVYHKLAQLPEQTEVNCRLDWSRRFDHMQQHSGQHLLSAVFRELYQAMTLSFHLGSDYATIDLELTELSAAQMAEAEQEVNRQIYLNHSIVSYFVTAEEMAKLPLVKLPKVTEDIRIVEIEGVEHNACGGTHVSATGAIGMIKLLRCDKQKGHVRVTFKCGSRALAEFNDQTRVLGELSAKFNTGKEEIMDRIGKWEQEQKLLVAELAAVKEQNDTYLAQELLAAAEADSKVIRHISDTRVLKDLQGLASKLTERTDLPVLLLSAVENKAVLAHSGASAFSCGAFFKAHLGEYQGKGGGSGKLAQAGFPSWEAAVAFYEFAAQQV
- a CDS encoding GNAT family N-acetyltransferase is translated as MDIRKIDKEEAWKLRHEVMWPEREPDYIKLDDDDKGVHYGLYQGERLVSVLSLFINGTEAQLRKFATLELEQGLGYGTRLLKAVLEEAEQAGVRRIFCNARTYKAGFYKKFGMQTTNQVFSKGGKDYVVMEKFLGPAADDNGGA